The following are encoded together in the Triticum dicoccoides isolate Atlit2015 ecotype Zavitan chromosome 6B, WEW_v2.0, whole genome shotgun sequence genome:
- the LOC119320300 gene encoding methyl-CpG-binding domain-containing protein 9-like, with the protein MPAFSLPHCFSMRQQFPPVDQSFIADGNIDQRSNHKRGRRRDFPQKSAFRKFSEKHKFGSSSTFTEPSFFTKAKTPSPAEERNPPKPPKFLAENCNRQQHHHSVGLPVQYQDFFITNLGDIDKHASYHNCHQIWPVGFTSYWHDRVTGSLFECEVCDGGSFAPLFKVKRLPCSVFPLPEASTILSQNGARKAAETKESSSFIGDTDNDMDDDIYMMVDNPSETSQDFLSIFTSDTEDQRTSSCCNDVQSSNMMSQILPSYSENVPPGKEANINDQIGEFTFEGTSPSSVWGMISFAMVEACEKMYKEHGHLVFSCTHGSENHLLNKGRGCQNFDGPYAPLTRFCSSNGPSIPRVTEKKNDVEPTYTLLKNWLCHDRIGLDLEFVQEIVESLPRSRSCINYQFLCNRAEFRSSVTVASGLLLSVHKHGQSNVDTPYGRHGGVTGLHDPAQPSGSSIRKLPPGRPISHKLQPESAADVFQIWEFLGRFAEIIDLKEVPSYEQLEDELADPWPICASEKETLSMGIQECRDYSSPMNSPANASTSHSNSESGLSNNEEIVSVFIPVETSSMKEARLDKLAAQTLGRCTGTILPGVHLALIKVLFGEVLSKLNIDPKESKARRGRKKDTESLISTKKFNFDMLTANKLTWPELAKRYMLAISSINGCMDVSDISSRERVKLFRCLHGDGGILCGAVPGVAGMEKDALLLLEAENLICSSLSSEGNKVYMMDYKYSAEVPIADNRTLPDWAEALEPVRKLPTNVGTRIRNCVYQALDRKPPEWARKILEHSICKGVYKANASGRTKKAVLSVLSEACRAIVPQKPENPRNGRKTISISEIILKKCRVALRHAISSDEYKLFGDLLGTIVVNSNEYEDEGILGFSGMVPRPLDFRTIDIRLAMGAYCGSWETFFEDVQEVIRNLYAACAVRTDIVEMVAEFSKSFELYKTEVLDLVQRFDSYLSNENTGSEIHEELHDIVTAATKLPKAPWEVGICKVCGIDRDDHIVLLCDGCDAEYHTYCLSPPLTRIPRGNWFCPSCKLKPERSHLDQGAQDFKRQRKGAESHVFHGKPSCMSAQKKSHLDQGIQDLKPQRKGPYHDMLINLAATVAQKEYWELSTQERIDMLKFLCDEMLNTVLIREHIQKCPDKFNDLQKKFYALNFELKHLKDKEEMRTSYGEMDTLSDQISKVQESVGTVESELNMATLRRDFLGKDSLGRLYWVLGRSGKRPLLVVDGSMLISKERDPPSTSDCKGWNSASVVIYESDEEIHSLVDWLREYDPWEKELKRGIQQYWQRQRHLHHLGNFVLSDPPVSSQGSSNSSEQQLMELPSTKAAAILGKTCRCDCLEPIWPAQHHCTACHETYFTSTEYEDHAGKCNGHVNKDKDSVHPSSTSESDSTKPMKSCPYGFEVICRKFSTNDSSKEIVKDIGLIGSNGVPSFVPSRAAFIDPPVILNKNKKQDDIPNDDCVSSSLEECQAMSVQKLGKEGSNSAQDCPAASTSCDENVSKTKEPAPDTDTTSCEEAASSATDKPTRLLAVNGGLVPESSLRPVTGRNSHILKQQKIHLLDIEAALPEEAFRASKSQQMRRRSWRFFVKRAESISEMVLATSMLERVIRSEFLKNDWWYWSSFTVAVKTSTVSSLAFRIYTLDDCIMYTKEPSTVPPADSTKVVNKGRKGKEPEPSAS; encoded by the exons ATGCCAGCATTTAGTCTTCCTCATTGTTTTAGCATGAGACAACAATTTCCTCCTGTGGATCAAAGTTTCATTGCTGATGGAAACATAGACCAGAGGTCAAATCATAAACGCGGCAGGAGAAGAGATTTTCCACAAAAATCAGCATTTCGCAAGTTTTCTGAGAAGCACAAGTTTGGAAGTTCCAGCACTTTTACGGAGCCATCATTTTTTACGAAAGCAAAAACCCCGAGTCCTGCAGAAGAAAGAAATCCACCAAAGCCTCCAAAATTTCTTGCGGAAAATTGCAACCGTCAACAACATCATCATAGT GTTGGCCTACCTGTTCAATATCAAGATTTCTTCATAACTAACTTGGGAGATATCGATAAACATGCAAGCTACCACAATTGCCACCAGATATGGCCGGTGGGTTTTACATCTTACTGGCATGATAGAGTCACTGGTTCACTGTTTGAGTGTGAGGTGTGTGATGGAGGGAGTTTTGCGCCTTTGTTTAAGGTCAAAAGGTTACCATGTTCAGTGTTCCCCCTTCCAGAAGCCTCGACCATTCTCTCTCAGAATGGTGCAAGAAAGGCCGCTGAAACAAAGGAAAGTAGCAGTTTTATTGGAGATACTGATAATGATATGGATGATGATATTTATATGATGGTGGATAATCCCTCTGAGACCAGTCAAGATTTCTTATCAATTTTTACCAGTGATACGGAGGATCAAAGGACTTCTTCATGTTGCAATGATGTACAGAGCTCAAATATGATGTCACAAATACTACCATCATATTCTGAGAATGTTCCACCAGGTAAAGAAGCCAATATTAATGACCAAATTGGTGAGTTTACATTTGAGGGAACATCGCCCTCTTCAGTATGGGGGATGATTTCTTTTGCTATGGTGGAAGCATGTGAAAAAATGTATAAGGAACATGGGCATCTGGTATTCTCATGCACACACGGCAGCGAAAATCATTTATTAAACAAGGGGAGGGGATGTCAGAACTTTGATGGTCCTTACGCTCCCTTAACTAGATTTTGCTCATCCAATGGCCCCAGTATACCACGAGTTACAGAAAAGAAGAATGATGTGGAACCTACTTATACATTACTGAAGAATTGGTTATGCCATGATAGAATTGGGCTTGATTTGGAATTTGTTCAAGAAATTGTGGAGTCTCTTCCTAGATCCAGGTCTTGCATAAACTACCAGTTCTTGTGCAATAGGGCAGAATTTCGTTCTTCTGTAACAGTTGCAAGTGGTTTACTTTTATCTGTGCATAAACATGGTCAAAGTAATGTAGATACACCATATGGTAGACATGGTGGGGTGACTGGGCTACACGATCCTGCTCAGCCCAGCGGTTCTAGCATCCGCAAGCTACCTCCGGGGCGTCCTATTAGCCATAAGCTTCAACCAGAATCGGCGGCAGATGTTTTCCAG ATATGGGAGTTCTTGGGGCGCTTTGCTGAAATCATTGATCTCAAAGAAGTGCCTTCATATGAACAATTAGAAGATGAACTTGCTGACCCATGGCCAATTTGTGCAAGTGAGAAAGAAACACTGTCAATGGGCATTCAGGAATGTAGGGATTACTCTTCACCAATGAATTCCCCTGCAAATGCTTCTACATCACATTCAAATAGTGAATCTGGTCTCTCTAATAATGAAGAGATTGTGTCTGTATTTATTCCTGTTGAAACTTCCTCTATGAAGGAAGCTCGTCTAGATAAATTGGCTGCCCAGACACTTGGGAGGTGCACTGGTACAATATTGCCCGGCGTTCATCTTGCACTCATtaaggttctttttggtgaggtatTATCAAAGCTGAACATTGACCCCAAAGAATCAAAAGCCAGGCGTGGAAGAAAGAAGGACACTGAGAGCCTTATTTCAACAAAGAAATTTAACTTTGATATGCTAACTGCTAACAAGTTGACTTGGCCAGAGTTGGCTAAAAGGTATATGTTAGCTATTTCTTCCATAAATGGGTGCATGGATGTGTCTGATATTTCCAGTCGAGAAAGGGTGAAGTTATTCCGCTGCCTACACGGTGATGGTGGCATCCTGTGCGGAGCAGTACCTGGGGTTGCCGGCATGGAGAAGGATGCCCTG CTGCTTCTGGAGGCAGAGAATTTGATATGCAGTTCTCTATCAAGTGAAGGAAACAAGGTTTATATGATGGATTACAAGTATTCTGCTGAGGTGCCTATTGCTGATAACAGAACATTGCCAGATTGGGCAGAAGCACTAGAGCCTGTGAGAAAATTACCGACAAATGTGGGAACGAGAATTAGAAATTGTGTCTATCAAGCTTTGGACCGAAAACCACCAGAATGGGCAAGGAAAATTTTGGAACATTCGATATGTAAAGGGGTCTACAAGGCTAATGCATCTGGACGAACCAAG AAAGCTGTTTTATCTGTGTTGTCAGAGGCATGCCGTGCAATAGTGCCACAAAAGCCTGAAAACCCAAGAAATGGAAGGAAAACTATTTCCATCTCAGAGATTATCTTGAAGAAGTGTCGTGTTGCCCTGCGCCATGCCATTTCCTCAGATGAATATAAGCTTTTTGGGGATCTGCTTGGAACTATTGTAGTGAACTCTAATGAGTATGAGGATGAGGGCATCCTTGGGTTTTCTGGTATGGTGCCACGCCCTTTGGACTTCCGCACAATTGATATAAGGTTGGCTATGGGAGCTTACTGTGGATCCTGGGAGACTTTTTTTGAGGATGTGCAAGAG GTAATCCGTAATCTGTATGCTGCATGTGCCGTTCGAACGGATATAGTGGAAATGGTTGCAGAATTCTCTAAGAGTTTTGAATTGTATAAGACAGAG GTGCTTGACCTTGTTCAGAGATTTGATAGTTACCTCTCTAATGAGAATACTGGTTCAGAAATCCATGAGGAGCTACATGACATTGTGACTGCAGCGACCAAATTACCTAAAGCTCCATGGGAGGTGGGTATTTGCAAAGTATGTGGCATTGATAGAGATGATCACATTGTTCTCTTGTGTGATGGCTGCGACGCGGAGTACCATACTTATTGCCTGAGTCCACCACTAACTCGTATACCACGAGGAAACTGGTTCTGCCCATCGTGCAAGTTAAAGCCAGAGAGATCACATCTtgaccagggtgctcaggattttaAACGACAGCGAAAAGGAGCAGAGTCTCATGTATTTCACGGCAAACCATCATGCATGTCAGCTCAAAAGAAATCACATCTTGACCAGGGTATTCAGGATTTGAAACCACAACGGAAAGGACCCTATCATGACATGCTTATTAACTTAGCTGCAACAGTGGCACAAAAGGAGTACTGGGAGCTTAGCACACAAGAG AGAATCGATATGCTGAAATTTCTTTGTGATGAAATGCTCAACACAGTCCTGATAAGAGAACATATACAAAAATGTCCAGATAAGTTCAATGATCTCCAGAAGAAGTTTTATGCTTTGAATTTTGAATTGAAGCATCTGAAAGATAAGGAGGAAATGAGGACTTCATATGGTGAAATGGATACTTTATCTGACCAGATTTCAAAAGTGCAGGAGTCAGTTGGCACAGTAGAGTCAGAGCTTAATATGGCAACCCTGAGAAGAGATTTTCTGGGAAAGGATTCGTTGGGTCGACTGTACTGGGTGTTAGGACGATCTGGTAAACGTCCTTTACTGGTCGTTGATGGAAGCATGCTGATAAGCAAGGAGAGGGACCCACCATCTACTTCTGATTGTAAAGGATGGAATTCTGCATCTGTTGTCATTTATGAATCGGATGAAGAAATCCATAGCCTTGTTGACTGGCTAAGGGAATACGATCCATGGGAGAAGGAGCTGAAACGTGGTATCCAGCAGTactggcagcggcagcggcatctTCATCACCTGGGTAATTTTGTTCTCAGTGATCCTCCAGTATCATCCCAGGGGTCGTCGAACAGCAGCGAGCAGCAGCTTATGGAACTTCCCAGTACCAAGGCTGCAGCAATTTTGGGGAAAACATGCCGCTGCGACTGCTTAGAGCCTATATGGCCTGCTCAACACCACTGCACAGCATGTCACGAGACTTACTTCACATCAACGGAGTATGAAGATCATGCTGGAAAGTGCAATGGACATGTGAACAAGGACAAGGATTCTGTTCATCCTAGCTCCACCTCTGAGTCTGACTCCACAAAACCGATGAAGTCATGCCCATATGGCTTTGAAGTGATTTGCAGAAAATTTTCCACCAATGATTCAAGCAAGGAGATAGTGAAGGATATTGGACTTATTGGATCAAACGGAGTTCCGTCTTTTGTCCCTTCACGTGCAGCTTTTATTGATCCTCCAGTCATTCTGAATAAAAACAAAAAGCAAGATGACATCCCAAATGATGATTGTGTTTCCAGCTCCTTAGAGGAATGCCAGGCAATGTCTGTACAAAAGCTAGGGAAGGAGGGGTCCAATTCTGCTCAAGATTGTCCTGCAGCTAGTACTTCCTGTGATGAAAATGTGTCAAAAACTAAGGAGCCAGCCCCTGATACTGACACTACTTCCTGTGAGGAAGCAGCATCTTCTGCAACAGACAAGCCAACAAGATTGCTGGCTGTTAACGGTGGCTTGGTTCCGGAGTCATCATTGAGACCTGTTACAGGAAGAAACTCCCATATCCTAAAGCAGCAAAAGATCCATTTGCTTGATATAGAAGCAGCGTTGCCTGAGGAAGCTTTCAGAGCCTCAAAGTCTCAACAAATGAGAAGGCGTTCATGGCGTTTTTTTGTGAAGCGTGCAGAATCAATATCCGAG ATGGTACTGGCGACCAGCATGTTGGAGAGAGTGATAAGATCCGAGTTCTTGAAGAATGATTGGTGGTACTGGTCCTCCTTCACAGTAGCTGTCAAGACCTCAACTGTATCCTCACTCGCTTTCAGGATCTACACTCTCGACGACTGTATCATGTACACCAAGGAGCCTAGCACCGTGCCGCCGGCTGACAGTACAAAAGTTGTGAACAAAGGGAGGAAGGGGAAAGAGCCAGAACCGTCAGCGTCGTAA